A genomic stretch from Terriglobus sp. RCC_193 includes:
- a CDS encoding carboxypeptidase regulatory-like domain-containing protein, with product MLKSLRQTQLARTAVLATPIFLCALPMYAQQGTGNISGTVHDSSGAVVPNATVDIENIDRNDAIHLTTNDAGFYNSPPLTPGSNYRVTITRQGFGKSVISNIIVTVGQRVGEDATLTVGGVNDTVVVEATQATALDTTSATLGAVIGEKSIEELPLNGRNVIALTTLTPGVRINTTVAQSGFANRGTNLSAISINGSPTGSNSYILDGQSNLSTTTGEIAVNPTVDAIQEFKVQSGVFSAQYGFTLGGVVNLVSRSGTNSIHGSAYEFLRNDVFNARNYFARTGVVAKPVLRYNQFGGAMGAPIIKNKAYVFGNFETYQFKQASPQFLSVPTAAQRTGDFSQLIDANGNFIPLYNPYTTTATTTGGNTVYTRQRYANNQITNLDPVAVAYQNNFYPLPNNTPATVAQQRTNTNNYLFNAQGLSHMYNALGRVDYHLGEKDTLFARFAYYQNYTNGGTGGGTYYPNPVVANRYDTYTAEELLIGDTHVFSSSLINDLRLSIERQEFPFQAASAGQNWPQKLGLPSNVPSFAIPTVSNGLPSSNQTIGYRAYTLPEVTDTVSKVIQRHALSFGFDWRYNAGANLQRNAPSGTFSFAASLTQDPSGGAAAPNTTNSGNTYATFLSGAVSSAGITTNQGELDRAFSVSGFIQDDWSVSDRLTLNLGLRYDFQQQPFEQNNGYSNFNPALSSGGYTGIMQYANTPGVGRNFVPESYRDFGPRLGFAYQLTGDGKTVLRGGFGIYYPLFFNSIYTGQTNGFSSTSTNYSATTNQPAFQFKNGFPYDPLQPGGASYGPLGFLGQSVGYQTPGAWKSPQSQQYTLSIQRQIPYDTVLQITYVGNHGVHLPAGGWNINALNPSYFSLGKTYLQTQVANPYAGKFAGSLGAATVSRQTLLNPYPYYSTISTYNAHVGNLHADYLELSAQRQAKNGLTVLFGYTMGKLLTDSVNSPLAYLNGLASNNGYQNPYNRAAEYSLDPSDVSQRATISALYNLPIGKGQRFDLHSGFLNRVVGGFQLNLIGVFQTGTPLTITGANSQSTATRPNYVPGVDVVNKNQNINAWFNTLAFQNPNDYTFGNVPRTLPHVRGPGTQNFDLSIFKTTELYGRFKLQLRAEAFNFLNHPNFGMPGTAFGASTNPVVNGNGVSPGCATAGAGGCNTSSSFGVISSAADGRSLQLAGKIIF from the coding sequence ATGTTGAAGTCCTTGAGGCAAACGCAACTGGCACGAACAGCCGTGCTGGCAACGCCCATTTTCCTGTGTGCGCTTCCGATGTACGCGCAGCAGGGGACGGGCAATATCTCTGGAACGGTGCACGATTCCAGCGGTGCGGTGGTTCCCAACGCGACCGTCGATATTGAAAATATCGACCGTAACGATGCCATCCATCTGACAACAAACGACGCGGGTTTCTATAACTCGCCGCCATTGACTCCCGGCAGCAACTATCGCGTGACCATTACGCGGCAGGGCTTCGGCAAGTCGGTCATCAGCAACATTATCGTAACTGTTGGTCAACGAGTCGGTGAAGACGCCACGCTGACCGTTGGTGGTGTTAATGACACGGTAGTGGTAGAAGCAACGCAAGCCACGGCACTTGATACCACTTCTGCAACGCTGGGTGCGGTCATCGGCGAGAAGTCGATTGAAGAACTGCCGCTGAATGGCCGCAACGTCATTGCACTAACCACGCTGACACCAGGTGTTCGGATCAACACGACGGTGGCACAGTCTGGCTTCGCAAACCGCGGCACAAATCTTTCAGCCATTTCGATCAACGGCTCGCCTACAGGATCGAACTCGTACATCCTCGATGGCCAGAGCAACCTCTCCACCACGACCGGCGAAATCGCTGTGAATCCGACCGTGGATGCCATTCAGGAATTCAAAGTGCAGAGCGGTGTTTTCTCTGCACAGTATGGTTTCACGCTGGGCGGCGTGGTGAACCTGGTTAGTCGCAGCGGTACCAATAGCATTCATGGCTCGGCCTATGAATTCTTGCGGAACGATGTATTCAATGCGCGAAACTACTTCGCCCGTACCGGCGTTGTCGCAAAGCCGGTGCTGCGTTACAACCAGTTCGGCGGGGCCATGGGCGCGCCGATTATAAAAAACAAGGCATACGTTTTCGGGAACTTTGAAACCTACCAGTTCAAGCAAGCATCGCCACAGTTTCTCAGCGTACCTACGGCTGCGCAGCGTACGGGCGACTTCAGCCAGCTAATCGACGCCAATGGAAACTTCATTCCGCTTTACAACCCGTACACCACTACTGCTACAACCACAGGCGGCAATACGGTCTATACCCGTCAGCGTTATGCAAACAACCAGATAACCAATCTTGATCCGGTTGCTGTTGCTTACCAAAATAATTTCTACCCGCTGCCGAATAACACGCCTGCAACCGTTGCACAGCAGCGCACCAACACGAACAACTACTTGTTCAATGCGCAGGGCCTGTCCCATATGTACAACGCACTGGGACGTGTGGACTATCACCTGGGCGAGAAGGACACGCTCTTTGCACGCTTTGCCTACTATCAGAACTACACCAATGGTGGCACGGGTGGTGGCACTTATTATCCAAATCCAGTCGTGGCCAACCGCTATGACACTTACACGGCGGAAGAACTACTCATCGGTGACACACACGTCTTCTCGTCCTCTTTGATCAATGACCTTCGGCTTTCGATTGAGCGTCAGGAGTTCCCCTTCCAGGCAGCAAGTGCAGGGCAGAACTGGCCGCAGAAGCTTGGGCTTCCCTCAAACGTTCCCAGCTTTGCAATTCCCACGGTGAGCAACGGGCTGCCGAGTTCCAATCAGACCATCGGCTATCGCGCCTACACGCTACCGGAAGTTACAGACACCGTCAGCAAGGTCATCCAGCGTCACGCGCTCAGTTTCGGCTTTGACTGGCGTTACAACGCCGGTGCGAACCTGCAACGCAATGCGCCGTCTGGCACTTTCAGCTTTGCTGCAAGTCTTACCCAGGATCCATCCGGCGGTGCCGCGGCTCCTAATACGACGAATAGCGGAAACACTTACGCTACTTTCCTTTCGGGTGCCGTCAGCTCGGCAGGCATCACCACAAACCAGGGGGAATTGGATCGCGCGTTCAGCGTGTCTGGTTTCATTCAGGATGATTGGTCCGTATCGGATCGACTGACACTAAACCTTGGCCTGCGTTATGACTTTCAGCAACAGCCCTTCGAGCAGAACAACGGCTATAGCAACTTCAACCCGGCACTTAGCTCCGGCGGTTACACCGGCATCATGCAGTATGCGAATACGCCGGGTGTAGGTCGTAACTTCGTTCCGGAAAGCTATCGCGATTTCGGCCCGCGGCTAGGCTTCGCATACCAATTAACCGGCGATGGCAAGACTGTCCTGCGCGGTGGTTTCGGTATCTACTATCCGCTGTTTTTCAACTCCATTTATACCGGCCAGACGAATGGCTTCTCATCCACCAGTACCAACTACAGCGCGACCACCAATCAGCCTGCCTTCCAGTTTAAAAACGGTTTCCCGTATGATCCGTTGCAGCCTGGCGGCGCATCGTATGGCCCACTCGGCTTCCTGGGTCAGTCCGTGGGCTATCAGACTCCCGGCGCCTGGAAGTCGCCTCAATCGCAGCAATATACACTCAGCATTCAACGTCAGATCCCTTACGATACGGTGTTGCAGATTACCTATGTGGGCAACCACGGCGTCCATCTTCCCGCAGGCGGATGGAATATCAATGCGCTAAACCCGAGCTACTTTTCTCTTGGCAAGACGTATCTACAAACGCAGGTTGCTAACCCCTATGCCGGTAAGTTTGCCGGTTCACTCGGCGCAGCAACGGTATCGCGACAGACGCTGCTTAACCCATACCCGTACTACTCCACGATCTCCACGTACAACGCACATGTGGGCAACCTGCACGCAGATTATCTGGAACTGTCTGCACAGCGGCAGGCAAAGAACGGTCTCACCGTTCTCTTCGGATACACCATGGGCAAGCTGCTTACCGACAGTGTCAACTCACCGCTGGCATATCTGAATGGCCTCGCATCGAACAATGGCTATCAGAACCCATACAACCGCGCGGCGGAATACTCATTGGATCCGTCGGACGTATCGCAGCGTGCCACGATCAGCGCGCTGTATAACCTTCCCATTGGAAAAGGGCAGCGCTTTGACCTGCACAGCGGCTTCCTGAACCGCGTGGTGGGCGGCTTCCAACTCAACCTGATCGGTGTCTTCCAGACGGGCACACCGCTCACTATTACAGGTGCAAATTCACAGAGCACCGCAACCCGTCCGAACTACGTCCCAGGTGTAGATGTGGTGAACAAGAACCAGAACATTAATGCATGGTTCAACACGCTGGCCTTCCAGAATCCGAATGACTATACCTTCGGCAACGTTCCGCGCACACTGCCTCACGTACGTGGACCGGGAACACAAAACTTCGATCTCTCCATCTTTAAAACGACGGAACTCTATGGTCGCTTCAAACTGCAACTGCGAGCAGAAGCATTTAACTTCCTGAATCATCCGAACTTCGGTATGCCCGGAACTGCATTTGGCGCTTCGACGAATCCTGTGGTGAATGGCAATGGCGTCAGCCCAGGTTGCGCTACGGCAGGAGCGGGCGGCTGCAATACCAGCTCTTCCTTCGGCGTGATCAGCAGTGCCGCAGATGGACGTTCACTGCAGCTTGCAGGCAAGATCATCTTCTAA